In one window of Spartinivicinus marinus DNA:
- a CDS encoding PilT/PilU family type 4a pilus ATPase gives MEWLDYLRYFAEQDGSDLFLTTGAPPSAKIHGHLQPIADRPLPPGRVEEIAYTIMDEEQRVAFEHKPEMNLAIAEQGIGRFRVNIFKQRNQVSMVVRAIKTEIPHYKDLGLPDILPKLIMQKRGLILFVGGTGSGKSTSLAALIDYRNSHSAGHIITIEDPVEFVHRHKQSIVNQREVGVDTNCYDDALENTLRQAPDVILIGEIRSQEQMEQAITFAETGHLCISTLHANNANQALDRIINFFPEERHKQLFLDLSLNLRGIISQRLIPTIDNKRCAAIEILLGTPRLCDLIKQGKVDEIKEVMMKSEAQGMQTFDTALYNLYKENKISLEEALKNADSKNNLRLRVNLESKSTESVDQTILKRVQSNKAKSTPTEEKQEASSIISNLTLEPLEEAKEDDDEV, from the coding sequence GACCATTACCTCCCGGTAGAGTAGAAGAAATTGCTTATACCATTATGGATGAAGAGCAACGGGTTGCTTTTGAACATAAGCCTGAAATGAACCTCGCAATAGCAGAGCAAGGCATCGGTCGTTTTAGAGTGAACATCTTTAAACAAAGAAACCAAGTATCCATGGTTGTTCGCGCGATTAAAACAGAAATCCCTCATTATAAGGATTTAGGCCTGCCCGATATTCTCCCTAAGCTTATAATGCAAAAACGAGGGTTGATTTTATTTGTTGGCGGTACAGGATCTGGCAAATCAACATCACTTGCTGCCCTCATCGATTATCGAAATAGTCACTCAGCTGGCCATATCATAACCATTGAAGATCCAGTTGAATTTGTTCACCGACACAAACAGTCTATCGTAAACCAGCGGGAAGTAGGTGTCGACACTAACTGCTATGACGATGCACTGGAAAACACCTTAAGACAGGCGCCTGATGTTATTTTAATTGGTGAAATACGCAGCCAAGAACAAATGGAACAAGCCATAACCTTTGCTGAAACGGGTCACTTATGTATTTCCACTTTGCATGCAAATAATGCAAACCAAGCCTTAGATCGAATCATTAATTTTTTTCCGGAAGAGCGCCATAAACAGCTTTTTTTAGATTTGTCCTTAAATTTACGAGGTATCATCTCTCAGCGGTTAATACCCACTATTGATAACAAACGTTGCGCGGCTATTGAAATCCTGTTAGGCACACCACGCTTATGCGATTTAATCAAACAAGGTAAAGTCGATGAAATTAAAGAAGTGATGATGAAGTCTGAAGCACAAGGAATGCAAACCTTTGACACCGCACTATATAATCTTTACAAAGAAAACAAGATATCATTAGAAGAAGCATTAAAAAACGCTGACTCAAAAAATAACCTTAGATTACGTGTTAATTTAGAATCTAAGTCAACAGAAAGTGTCGATCAAACGATATTGAAGCGAGTGCAGTCTAACAAGGCTAAATCAACCCCGACAGAAGAAAAACAAGAGGCTTCCTCAATAATCTCCAACCTGACACTGGAGCCATTGGAAGAAGCAAAAGAAGATGATGATGAGGTCTGA